A window of Phaseolus vulgaris cultivar G19833 chromosome 4, P. vulgaris v2.0, whole genome shotgun sequence genomic DNA:
ACCCTCCAAGAAGAAGTGGCTGTGTCAAGAGCGGATCAGGAACGCATCTAGGTTGATTTGGCTGCGTCGCAGGCAAAAAACAAAGAACTGCGCCGATAGAATGAGGAGTTGCATAGGGATCTGCAAAATCAGGCAGGGGAACGTGAGGTGGAGGATCAAGAACCTGCGACGGCACCCAGGGAGTTCCCGATGCCATTCTCGCAAGCGATCATGGATGTTGTGATACCAGCCACGTTCGTAGGGCCTGAAGTCACTTTCACCGGTATGGAGGATCCAGAAGCTCATCTGACGGctttccatacgcagatgatgttggttggggGCTCTAACGCGATGCGatgcaagctgttcatgagcactttggtGGGAACAacgatggattggttcatcagcctccctgatggccacGTGACGTCGTTCCCACAACTCACTAAGCTGTTCAGAGAACACTACATCGCGATCGGGCTCCCCCGTCCATTTCTTACGATCTTTTTAACGTAAGgaagtatcagggagagtccttgAAGGAGTTCCTCAACCGTTTGGCGCATAGGTGCTGAGGTTGAACACCAAGGATGAAACGATGATGGTGCATGCGTTTAGAAAGGGCATCGTGCCAGGACCTTTCAGCGAATCACTCATCAGGAACCGCCCCAAGACTTTTGCTGAGATAAGGCGTcgtgcggtggcccacatcgtgGCAGAGGGAGAAGTTAATGAGAAGTGCATGTGCGTTGTTCCCACGCACCCACGTGCTCCAGGTCGACCTCAACCCCTAAGGGTACATGAGGCAACGACAGAGAAAAAGGCCCCGGCGAAGCAGTAGCCCTACTAACCAAGAAAGCCCCAAACCacgggcgtgcaagggagaacgTGCCACCAAGGCACAACTTCGTGGTAAAGTTAAATGACCTCATCGCTATCCCCAACATAGCAGAGAGACTGAAGATACCCCCCAAGACCGATAAGAAGCTCGGGCCAAACAAGaacgcttggtgtgagttccaccaagcgttCGACCACCCCATATGCAACTGTTTGGcactgggacaccaactggacGAGTTGGTGAAGAACGACTTCCTGAGGGATTACATGCAGGAAACATAGGGTGCCGAGAACGTGGCGGTGACAGGGGGTGACCAGGGGCATGAAATCCCCGTGCATggtgaaatccacaccatttCGGGAGGTTTTTCAGGAGGAGGTTGCACCGCTTCCCAGcggaagaagtatgcacaggCGGTGATGTCGGTAGAAGCACAAAGGGCAGACGATGCCTTTGGCATTgaccttgtcttcaccaaggccgacctcCGAGATATCATTCCCCACAACAATGATCCAGTGGTGATCTTAGTAGTAACCGTTGGGAGGAAGATGCACCGTGTATTggtggatcaaggaagctcgacgAACGTTATGCTCTTGACgactttcaacaagctgcagctGTCCCCTGACATGCTGAGGCCTTATATTGCCTGCCTGTATGGTTTCGCGAGAGACCAAGTGGAGGTGTGTGGGCACTTAAAGCTGAGGACAACCTTCACGGATGGTACCACGTCCTGTACGGAGAACATCAGGTACCTCATCGCCAATGCCCCCTCCGCTGTTGGGGGCAGTATcgtcgacaaggcacatgaagatgaagctacccgACTTGGGGGGaaaggtgattaccatcaagtTAGATCAGAAGGAGGCCAAGAGGTGTTACGAGAACAACCTCAAAACGAAGAGAGGGGTGTTCATGGTCACTACACGTGCACCGCACTCAGAAGAGGTCGCCCGGATTGAAATCCTTCACGCAGAGATGCCCGTGAGGGGCGAGTGTAGAGAGGAGTACCCACTGTCACCACTCGGGAACAAAGTGAAGATTGGGCCACCAGAGCAGAGATCACCTGCACGGAGATCACCTGGGAGAGGCGACTTGAGCTAGCCGGTGATGTGAGGGAAATAGAGATTGGAGGAAAAGTTTTCAAGCTTGGCAGTGCTCTCGACCAAGCGGCGCAAGATCAGATAGCCGAGGTCATAGCACGACACCTAGAttccttcgcatggtccgccttgGACATTCCTGGCATAGACCCAGACTTTCTGTGCCATCGCTTGACCATGGATCCCAAGGTTCGGCCTGTTCGCCAGAGACAAAGGAAGTTTAATGAAAAGAGGCGTCAGGTCATCAGGGAAgagacgcagaagctgttgagtgttggccacatcagggagatccaatacccggAGTGGTTATCGCATGTGGTCTTGGGGAAAAAGGccaatgggaagtggagaatgtgcgttgacttaatggacctcaacaaggcgtgcctaAAGGACTCTTACCCTCTGCCGAGCATTGATGCGTTGGTAGACAACGCCTCGGGTTGCAGGATGCTCAGCTTCCTCGATGACTTTTCTGGGTATAACTAGATTAAGATGCATCAtagggacgaatgcaagacaGCGTTCATGACTGAGCTGTCTTGCTACTGTTACACGGTCATGCCCTTCGGGCTaaagaatgcaggcgccacctaccagaggccgATGGACAGAGTGCTCGCGCCCATGATAAGACGAAACGTGCAAGCCTACATGGATGACATGGAGGTGACTTCGTAGGCTAAAGAACAACACGTCGTTGACTTGGAAGAGCTATTTACGACAATAACTAAGTACAGACTGAAGCTGAATCCGAAGAAGTGCGTGTTCGGGGTAGAAGCAGGGAAGTTTCTAGGTTTCTTGCTCACCGAGCgggggatagaagcgaacccaGAGAAGTGCACTGCAATCTTGGCGACGAGAAGCCCAAGTTCAGTGAAAGAAGTACAGCAGCTGATAGGGCGCAAGGTCGCCTGTCCAAATTCGTGTCAACTGGAGGAGACAAGGGACACCCCTACTTCCAATGCCTAAGGAGAAACAACAGATTCGTATGGACCCAAGAGTGTGAAGAGGCGTTCCTCAagctaaaccctaaacctaatccagctcttccaaaaacacaattttgagatgccaagacattctcaaagttggattttccttttgaaagcttatccacagtactaACAAGATAGtgtactttcttttcaagattttcacaattttcacaaacaagagagtcacacaTATGAGAAGAGTTCTTGCaatgattttccagattttcaaaatcagtttttgatttttccagctcttcttcaagtgtcttaaCCCTCTTTTCAAGCTAGTTGTTAAGCCCTTTCAAACAGTTGTTTGAGAgaaccaatcggttagcttcttcatgagtttcttgaaaagcttcaagcaatttactataatttttagCACTTAGGGAAACAcatgaacttacactgcttgagctacatgactcatcatctccttttgcaatcaagcatatgtttgctttttcttcttcacttgatgatgatcttgatgaggagacttcattctcatcccaagctatgtatgctcttcttgactttccctttttctccttgtggcttgatttattttcattgctttctttatttgggcaatctgcTTTAATgtgcccttgttcaccacaaccaaagcaagtatagttgttagaattgaaatcactagttttcttgttgtcatacctttctttgttgcgatttctcttcaaaaatctactaaacttcttggacaacaaactaaggttttcttcttcactttcatcacttgattcttgcttgcctttgtgcttgacaactttcaaggcaatgcttctcacatgcttgtcttcactctcttgaacattgagtctattcatttctaactcatgttctctaagcttaccaaataAAGAAGCCGTTGTCaaggatgtcaaatcttttgacTCAGAAATTGCTGTCATTTTTGGTTGccatgatctatcaagacacttgaggatcttgatatttagctcttctttatcaaaggttttcctaaggctcataaggtggttgatgatgtgggTGAACCTTTTTTGTACTTCAGTTATTCActcacctttaagcattctaaacatttcatattcctgaattagagtatgctttctagctctcttcacatcattggttccttcatgagtcacctccgaagtgtcccacatctctttggCCGAAGAGCATTAAGAAATCCTAAAAAATTCATCCGAATTCAAGGCAgatgttatgatgttcttaacaatacaatcaaatttggccttcctgttttcagaatcagtccattgagaccaaggtttttcaatggaagatccatctttttcaatttttggaataaaaggaccattttcaattgcatcccaaattcccttgtcaagagattcaacaaagattttcatcctAACTTTCCAGAATTGGTAATTCCAACCACAGAaaagaggtggtctgttgattgatgcaccctctccaaaaggtagtttttcagccattgaaaaaaggttttaggatcaaacttgagtatttttcaagtaccaagctcttgatgccaattgttagaatgtatgactttaaactagagggggggggggttgaATGGTTTAAATGGGTTTTTcgcaaaattattaagatagaatgaaattctttccaataaaccagatttaggaatttagtttgttaagaacaaagcttaaaacagaaaagcaacagaaaaacaatcggttctttcgcagaaacaatcagttgtttatactagtaaaaataacaacaactgaaattaaagagtttaaggaagagagaaatgcacaaacagtttatactggttcacttttaacccaagagttacatccagtttcccagaaatcactggggaatccactaggtaatcaaatccagattacatacatacaccaccaaagaagtgaccttgatcccctcaagacacacacttcctttggctcagcacacacacaccaagaatgttgatcttgacaacctcaagagcacacaacccttcttggctttacaacaccagaatgtacacaaatcacataacgaattacactgttacaaaatcaactgaaatcaatacagagtaatcctattccacttctctcttgaataaccaaagctaaAAGTTAAAACTCAAATGCTTGAAAagtctttgaaaaactcaaatttgtttttctttcttgttgtttgttataaaacattagcaaactatttatagtattcaaatcttggtcaaagcatttaaagcaggagcgtattcggttatgaaatcaattaaagctcttttaacaaacaaaattgattctgttaggatttcaaacaaacaatcggttgaaatagcgaatcaatcggttgtttttgtttgacagcaagtcaaccatccaaaacagttttcaaactttttcaaaaacacctaagtataaaacaatcggttgttttgacaaaacaacaagttgttttacacttagtttgaaaaacactttaaacttaaaagatttgaaaacacttaagctttatattcaacaaagagtggattacaaatataatataccacagatcctattctaaagcacctcagcaacatcaagcacctCCAGCTTTCCATCAAACGcttaggatttggattcttcaaaacttgaacacacttgattcaacataaGGGTGGTTCAAAAAGGCCAACATGAAGTTCTCCAAACACATTTGTATATTTTGAACAACACTGGTGATGTTTTTCCTTACATAGATTCACATAAGATGTTGTGGAAGTCAATGAGGAAAAGTCTATGCACTTTGCTAGTTCAAAAGATAATAATCCTATTGTAACTACTCTAAGTTACTTTGGAGTAATTGAAGAAatatgggaggttgactacGTCAAATTTAGAGTTCTTGTATttaagtgtaaatgggttgattgTAACAGAGAAGTGCATGTTAATGACTTGGGTTTTACTTTAGTTGATATTACAAAGATAGTGTGGAAGGAAGATCCTTTCATCATGGCTTACTAAGCAAAATacgttttttttatgtgaaagaTCCTTCTAATGAAAGGTGGCCAGTTATCATGCATGAGAGAATTGAACATGATCTTCATCCGCAGAATGACTCAAGGGTCCAATctgtaaaaaaaatcttcattcTCAAGACAAATACCTCATTTGAATGACGACAATGATATAGATGAAGTACATGTTACACGTCATGATCATAATGAAGGAATATGGGGGAACATTTTAGCACTTCCACAATAGaaattgtaccgccctggtagtcggaagtgatgacgtggcatcaagctacagtataggcgtgttgacaaggcgccaggttggcagaagggaaggaagtcgggggttcgtgaagtcgccagttattaagttggcgtgttccgatctccagcataccagaatcggagATCACCGGGTtcaagatgaagtcgccagatgtagactcaggcaacctagtgattggagatcgccagagcaagcacatcgccagagatgaaggtggtgcagattatgaaggcggccggcgagaccacagggaaggtgtatgaaggcaccctaactcgccagttccagtagagatcgcactcccaagttagctatgtactgggcagcaccatgcataaataacttagccaaagagagagtagaagcagcgcccaagtcaaggaggctccagatgaaggcacgtgtacgactagatgcgagccacctgtccaagtctgtaactgccaggagagataaagtaaccaggtatataagagttcttaacgaactttctgaggtacgcacgttcagactacattctttacgcttgcgagttatagagcttactgtgagagaggatttgcacggttcttgttctcttagtatttggtgattcggtcactgacttgggcgttggagtgcgatcggccgcagcggcgccgctctgtttctttgcaggttcttgaggtggatctcgaagaggaacggaggtgtgaagcggtgcacacgtcgatcctttgacgaggcagtttccagcgttctggtcaacaggcaggatcatcaggcgcccaccgtggggccgtgtaaaacttgctcccatccacagcgtgagttcttggaggttttcgaagttttctacgtggttgtgtgctggtgcgttcgctgtttgcttgagattcgttcggtgaattcgcgttttacactgttcgtttgggtttttgatcggtggagtgaggtttttTCTGCTGTTTTCGCgcgatttgttcggtggagttgagttctttcgctcgtttggttgtccgtgggaagagcagtggtttctggtggagttgcaagtttctttgaaggtttgcggtgttcttgagttttctcgcggagtttcgcacagtttttccgattgatcgctgactcaatcgtagctaaagtaagtgttgttcgctgcattctgtgattcgctgagtttcatgagaaaaatgagaagcaatcgctcaagtccagttgcgcccgtcgctgctgaaggcgccgctgccatgaccatggcgcagatggcaaagatgatgcgttcgttgcaggcgactgtggaagcctcgcgcatagagcaggcacgaatgcatgaggacctggccgcctcccGGGctaggaatgatgagcttaccAAGGtggctgaggagctgcgtcaagctcttcaggagcagcaagggcgtcctattgctgaagaggtcgcgccgtcgtcgccacctcgtgtttttcctatgcctttcgctcaggcgattactgacacgcccattcctacgagcgtggtccctgtcaaggctgtctttaccggcgtggaggatccagaggctcatctaaccacgttccatacgcagatgatgctgtcgggagggtcagacgccgtgtattgcaagatgttcgtaagcacgctccagggaacggcgttggagtggtttgtgagcctacctaacggtcacataaccagttttcagcagttctcgaaggttttcgtcgagcaatacatcgtgaacaaggcaccgcccagggtgtcttatgatttgtttgatataaggcaatatcagggagagtccctcagagactacctgaatcgctttggagcgcagatggtcagatcgccggccaaagatgaagaaatgctggtctatgcattcaagaagggcgtgctgccaggaccattctgcgaagccttgatcagggctcaccctgcaatGTTTGCTGAgctcaggcgacttgcggtggctcacatcgccgacgagagtgaggtcgctgagaagagagggagcgtggctcccgctaggccacgcgcccagaccaggatccagccgcaaagggtacTGGAGACAGCGgtggcggccaggaaggaccagagggctcgccatccttatgataggaggaacaaggggaggggccagggacgccagcagccagcacgccgggaatacaatcgcccgcctaagcacaagtttgttatgggattggcggacctgatcgccattcccaatatatctgctaggttgaaagcgcctgagaaggtgggcgacaaggtgctgggaccaaagccagacgcctggtgtgagtttcaccagggctttggccacactttggactcgtgtttgtccttagggtatcagctcgatgatctggttaagagcgggttcctaaatgactatctgctggataggaggacggggggagcgtcgagttcccagccagcaggtggagaagcccagcaacacgagatgcctatccacggggaaatccacaccattgcaggaggcttctcaggtggtggatgcaccgcatcgcagaggaagaagtacgcgcggtcggtgatgacagtggatatgtttgaagatcactcgccggaggtagacattacgttcaccaagcaggatcttcgggatgttgtgccccatgacaacgatcccatagtcatttcgttggttacggcgggaaggagggtccacagagttctggtggaccagggaagttcggcagacgtgatgttctggccgactttcacgcagctggagttgccccttgaccagctaaggccctatggagggtgcctgtatgggttcgctggtgaccaggtggaggtcagggggtatattgagttgagaaccacgtttacagatgaggctggttcgaggacggagaaaatcaagtacctcatcgtaaacgctccttcagcatacaacatcctgttgggaaggcccacgcttaacaggataggcgccattccgtcgactcggcacatgaaggtaaagttgccgtctatggaggggg
This region includes:
- the LOC137838740 gene encoding uncharacterized protein; this encodes MSVEAQRADDAFGIDLVFTKADLRDIIPHNNDPVVILVVTVGRKMHRVLVDQGSSTNVMLLTTFNKLQLSPDMLRPYIACLYGFARDQVEVCGHLKLRTTFTDGTTSCTENIRYLIANAPSAVGGSIVDKAHEDEATRLGGKGDYHQRGVPTVTTREQSEDWATRAEITCTEITWERRLELAGDVREIEIGGKVFKLGSALDQAAQDQIAEVIARHLDSFAWSALDIPGIDPDFLCHRLTMDPKVRPVRQRQRKFNEKRRQVIREETQKLLSVGHIREIQYPEWLSHVVLGKKANGKWRMCVDLMDLNKACLKDSYPLPSIDALVDNASGCRMLSFLDDFSGYN